The Asticcacaulis excentricus genome has a segment encoding these proteins:
- a CDS encoding gamma-glutamyltransferase family protein — protein sequence MIHTAASLRGMVTAPHHLAAQAGLDILKRGGTAIEAAVATAAALAVVYPHMNSIGGDSFWIVREPDGSVHGVSACGAAAHGATLDLYKGHARVPWRGPLAANTVAGTVSGWEALLQRMADPLPLEALLEAAIHYAEKGVVLTKGGADIAAAKDVELKDQYGYGAVFRPDNQPLKEGAILTQPALAKALKALANKGLRDFYEGDLARVIAADLGRAGSPVSGDDLRAHRATTPVPLTTRLRGAQLYNMTPPTQGFASLLILALYDRLGVEGHDHFDHLHGLIEATKQAFLLRDQHIGDPAYMAFDAQALLSDAAALDALAATIDRAQALPWPYEPQQGDTVWFGAIDAEGRAVSAIQSTYFEFGSGLVLPETGIIWQNRGASFRLVESGWNALKPGRKPFHTLNPALAVFEDGRVMSYGTMGGEGQPQTQAAVFSRYNAGMPLQAAITAPRWLLGKTWGEESVSLKLEGRFEAELIENLKKAGHQTEIVSDFTSMMGHAGALVRHADGRIEGATDPRSDGGVAAW from the coding sequence ATGATCCATACGGCGGCATCCCTCAGGGGCATGGTCACGGCGCCGCACCATCTGGCGGCACAGGCGGGGCTCGACATCCTCAAACGCGGCGGCACGGCCATCGAGGCGGCGGTGGCCACGGCAGCCGCGCTGGCCGTCGTCTATCCGCACATGAACTCTATCGGCGGCGACAGCTTCTGGATCGTGCGCGAACCTGACGGGTCCGTGCACGGCGTCAGTGCCTGCGGCGCGGCGGCGCACGGTGCCACGCTCGACCTCTATAAGGGCCACGCCCGCGTACCCTGGCGCGGGCCTTTGGCGGCCAATACGGTGGCGGGCACCGTCTCCGGCTGGGAGGCGCTGTTGCAGCGGATGGCCGATCCCCTGCCGCTGGAGGCGCTGCTGGAAGCGGCCATCCACTACGCCGAAAAGGGTGTTGTGCTCACCAAAGGCGGAGCCGACATCGCTGCCGCCAAGGACGTCGAGCTGAAGGATCAGTACGGCTATGGTGCGGTGTTTCGGCCTGACAATCAACCATTGAAAGAAGGCGCGATCCTGACGCAACCGGCTCTGGCCAAGGCGCTGAAGGCGTTGGCGAATAAGGGATTGCGCGATTTCTACGAAGGCGATCTGGCGCGTGTCATTGCGGCTGATCTCGGTCGCGCCGGGTCGCCGGTCTCTGGCGACGACTTGCGCGCCCACCGCGCCACGACGCCCGTGCCGTTGACCACGCGCCTGCGTGGGGCGCAGCTTTACAACATGACCCCGCCGACACAGGGCTTTGCGTCCTTGCTGATACTGGCCCTGTACGACCGTTTGGGGGTCGAGGGACACGACCATTTCGACCATCTGCACGGCCTGATCGAAGCCACCAAACAGGCGTTTTTGCTGCGTGATCAGCATATTGGCGACCCGGCCTATATGGCGTTCGACGCGCAGGCCCTGCTGTCCGACGCGGCGGCGCTCGACGCGCTGGCGGCCACCATCGACCGCGCACAGGCCCTGCCGTGGCCCTATGAGCCGCAACAGGGCGACACGGTGTGGTTCGGGGCCATCGACGCCGAAGGTCGTGCCGTCAGCGCCATTCAAAGCACCTATTTCGAGTTCGGTTCGGGCCTCGTCCTGCCGGAAACGGGCATTATCTGGCAGAACCGCGGGGCGTCGTTCCGTCTGGTCGAAAGCGGCTGGAACGCCCTGAAGCCGGGGCGCAAGCCGTTCCATACGCTCAATCCGGCGCTGGCGGTCTTTGAGGACGGGCGGGTGATGAGCTATGGCACGATGGGCGGTGAGGGGCAGCCGCAGACGCAAGCCGCTGTTTTCAGCCGGTATAATGCCGGTATGCCGTTGCAGGCAGCGATCACCGCGCCGCGCTGGCTTTTGGGCAAGACCTGGGGTGAGGAGAGCGTGTCGCTCAAGCTCGAAGGCCGGTTTGAGGCAGAGTTAATTGAGAACTTAAAGAAAGCGGGGCATCAAACTGAAATCGTATCTGATTTCACTTCTATGATGGGCCATGCCGGGGCGCTGGTGCGTCATGCCGACGGGCGTATCGAAGGGGCCACCGATCCGCGTTCGGATGGCGGGGTGGCCGCATGGTAG
- a CDS encoding allantoate amidohydrolase: protein MIEVGRYRAVARCDALRRPPFSEAADSLFRPYLGEAHRATLAQVREWMEAAGMAVRLDAAGNLIGRYEAVTIPPQLAGEGDRTTRSARDAVVGADSDVNPTPRRSAGTSPEIRGGAKSLILASHIDSVRDAGAYDGPLGVMLAIEVVAALYTQNQRLPFAIEVYAFGDEEGSRFPASMLCSRAVCGQVARAQLDVADRDGISLAKALSDFGLDIDRFTDACRDPSELIGYIEAHIEQGPVLEAEGLALGVVTAIACQRRYAVTVTGVAGHAGTNSMALRRDALTAAAEMVLAIETVGRAGSDDLVATVGRFTVTPNAPNVVPGEVAFTIDVRAGEEAPRNVAADAILSRIEAIAAARGVTVAHHLIHDLPAAPCDPSMMDLLSQAVREAGHIPRRLVSGAGHDAMAFAGVTPTAMLFIRCKDGISHNPLEAVEPADAEAAFQALLGLVLKLGEASA from the coding sequence ATGATAGAGGTAGGCAGATACCGCGCCGTCGCCCGCTGCGACGCCCTCAGACGCCCGCCGTTCAGCGAGGCGGCGGACAGCCTGTTCCGGCCTTACCTCGGCGAGGCGCACCGCGCGACGCTGGCGCAAGTGCGCGAGTGGATGGAGGCGGCGGGCATGGCCGTGCGCCTCGATGCGGCGGGCAATCTGATCGGGCGGTATGAGGCCGTCACTATACCTCCCCAGCTTGCTGGGGAGGGGGACCGCACGACGCGCTCAGCGCGAGATGCGGTGGTGGGGGCCGACTCCGATGTTAACCCTACCCCCCGCCGGTCGGCGGGTACCTCCCCTGAAATCAGGGGAGGGGCTAAATCCCTCATCCTCGCCTCGCACATCGACTCGGTGCGCGATGCCGGGGCCTATGACGGGCCGCTGGGGGTCATGCTGGCGATCGAGGTCGTGGCCGCCCTTTACACGCAAAACCAGCGCCTGCCGTTTGCCATCGAGGTCTATGCCTTTGGCGACGAGGAGGGCTCGCGCTTTCCGGCCTCCATGCTCTGTTCGCGCGCCGTCTGCGGGCAGGTGGCGCGGGCCCAGCTTGATGTCGCCGACCGCGACGGCATCAGCTTAGCCAAGGCACTGAGTGATTTCGGGCTGGATATCGACCGTTTTACGGACGCCTGCCGCGACCCGTCCGAGCTGATCGGCTATATCGAAGCCCATATCGAACAGGGGCCGGTGCTGGAGGCCGAAGGGCTGGCGCTGGGCGTGGTCACCGCCATCGCCTGTCAGCGACGCTATGCGGTGACGGTCACAGGTGTGGCCGGTCACGCCGGGACCAACAGCATGGCCCTGCGCCGGGACGCGCTCACCGCCGCGGCGGAAATGGTGCTGGCGATCGAAACCGTAGGCCGCGCCGGGTCCGACGATCTGGTGGCCACGGTCGGGCGTTTCACGGTCACGCCCAATGCCCCCAATGTGGTGCCGGGCGAGGTGGCCTTCACCATCGACGTGCGGGCGGGCGAAGAGGCCCCGCGCAACGTCGCCGCCGATGCCATCCTCAGCCGTATCGAGGCCATTGCCGCCGCGCGCGGGGTGACGGTCGCCCACCACCTGATCCACGACCTGCCCGCCGCACCCTGCGACCCGTCAATGATGGATTTGCTGTCGCAAGCCGTGCGTGAGGCTGGTCACATCCCGCGCCGTCTGGTGTCAGGCGCGGGCCATGACGCCATGGCCTTTGCCGGTGTGACGCCCACCGCCATGCTGTTTATTCGCTGCAAGGACGGAATCAGCCACAATCCTTTGGAAGCCGTCGAGCCGGCCGACGCCGAAGCGGCGTTTCAGGCCCTGCTCGGCCTTGTACTCAAACTGGGGGAAGCCTCCGCATGA
- a CDS encoding pyridoxal-phosphate-dependent aminotransferase family protein yields the protein MTDYFGEINPPQRLLMGPGPVNAHPRVLRAMSADLLGQFDPEMTAYMNETMALYRQVFRTHNRWTFLIDGTARAAIEAALVSLITPQSKVLIVRFGRFGLLLTEICERLGAAYATVDVPWGEVVPMEAIRAKALAYRPDVIACVHGDTSTTMAQPLDGLGELCREIGAFSYVDATATLGGMPIETDGWGVDIVTAGLQKCLGGPSGSAPITISDRAAEFIFSRRHTEKGIRAADAEDGHRPRIGSNYFDLAMIMDYWSEKRLNHHTEATTMLYGARECARVALQEGLEARFDRHAKAGAAMTAGLRAMGLSVYGDDRYRMTNVTGVYIPKGLDGERVRQRMREDFEIEIGTAFGPLQGQIWRIGAMGYNAMKSKVLTTLAALEACLVAEGVAVNLGAAVPAAREVWG from the coding sequence ATGACCGACTATTTCGGTGAGATCAATCCGCCGCAACGCCTGCTGATGGGGCCGGGGCCGGTCAATGCCCATCCGCGCGTGCTGCGCGCCATGTCGGCGGACCTTCTGGGGCAGTTCGACCCCGAAATGACCGCCTATATGAACGAGACCATGGCGCTTTATCGGCAGGTCTTCCGCACGCACAACCGCTGGACCTTCCTGATCGACGGCACGGCGCGGGCGGCGATCGAGGCGGCGCTGGTGTCACTGATCACGCCGCAATCGAAGGTACTGATCGTGCGCTTTGGACGCTTTGGTTTGCTGCTGACCGAGATTTGCGAGCGGCTGGGCGCGGCCTATGCGACGGTGGATGTGCCGTGGGGGGAGGTTGTGCCGATGGAAGCTATCCGGGCCAAGGCGCTGGCGTATCGTCCGGATGTGATCGCCTGCGTGCACGGCGACACTTCGACGACTATGGCGCAGCCGCTGGACGGGCTGGGCGAGTTGTGCCGTGAGATCGGGGCCTTTTCCTATGTCGATGCCACGGCGACGCTGGGCGGGATGCCCATTGAGACCGACGGCTGGGGCGTCGATATCGTCACGGCGGGCTTGCAAAAATGTCTGGGCGGGCCGTCGGGTTCGGCGCCTATCACGATTTCCGACCGCGCGGCCGAGTTCATCTTTTCGCGTCGCCACACCGAAAAGGGCATCCGCGCCGCCGATGCCGAAGACGGCCACCGCCCGCGCATCGGCTCCAACTATTTCGATCTGGCCATGATCATGGACTACTGGTCGGAAAAGCGGCTGAACCACCATACCGAGGCCACGACCATGCTCTACGGGGCGCGCGAATGCGCCCGCGTGGCGCTTCAGGAGGGGCTTGAGGCGCGCTTTGACCGCCACGCGAAGGCCGGGGCGGCCATGACGGCGGGGCTGCGCGCCATGGGGCTGAGCGTCTATGGCGACGACCGCTACCGCATGACCAATGTGACGGGGGTGTACATCCCCAAAGGCCTTGATGGCGAGCGCGTGCGTCAGCGGATGCGCGAAGACTTCGAAATCGAGATCGGCACGGCTTTTGGCCCCTTGCAGGGGCAGATCTGGCGCATCGGGGCCATGGGCTATAACGCCATGAAGTCCAAGGTGCTGACGACCCTGGCCGCGCTGGAGGCCTGTCTGGTCGCCGAAGGGGTAGCGGTCAATCTGGGGGCCGCGGTCCCTGCCGCGCGGGAGGTGTGGGGATGA
- the puuE gene encoding allantoinase PuuE yields the protein MTPRDLIGYGPTPPDAQWPDGARIAVQFVINYEEGGENSVLNGDKGSEAFLSEMVGAQSHIGARAMAMESLYEYGARAGFWRLHRLFTERKAPVTVYGVATAMQMNPAAVEAMLTADWEIASHGYRWIDYQNVPEEVERDHIHKAIELHTQLTGARPLGWYQGRTSPQTARLIVEEGGFVYDADSYADDLPYYDTRYGLKNDGTAQLIVPYTLDVNDMKFVAYNGFADAEPFYRYLRDTFDQLYAEGSRMMSIGLHGRIAGKPARAAAVARFLDHVLSHDKVWVARRIDIARHWLKVHPYAAQ from the coding sequence ATGACCCCGCGTGACCTGATCGGCTATGGTCCGACACCCCCCGATGCGCAGTGGCCCGACGGCGCGCGCATCGCCGTGCAGTTCGTCATCAATTACGAAGAGGGTGGCGAAAACTCGGTCCTCAATGGTGACAAGGGGTCTGAGGCCTTCCTGTCCGAAATGGTCGGCGCGCAAAGCCATATCGGGGCGCGGGCCATGGCCATGGAAAGCCTTTATGAATACGGCGCGCGCGCCGGTTTCTGGCGACTGCACCGCCTATTTACCGAACGCAAGGCCCCGGTCACCGTCTATGGCGTGGCTACGGCCATGCAGATGAACCCGGCGGCGGTTGAGGCCATGCTGACCGCCGACTGGGAGATCGCCAGCCACGGCTACCGCTGGATCGACTATCAAAACGTGCCGGAAGAGGTGGAGCGCGACCATATCCACAAGGCCATAGAGTTGCACACGCAACTGACCGGGGCGCGGCCTCTGGGCTGGTATCAGGGGCGCACCTCACCCCAAACGGCGCGGTTGATCGTGGAGGAGGGCGGCTTTGTCTATGACGCCGACTCTTACGCCGACGATCTGCCCTATTACGACACGCGATACGGCCTGAAAAACGATGGAACCGCCCAACTGATCGTGCCCTATACGCTGGACGTCAACGATATGAAGTTCGTGGCCTATAACGGCTTTGCCGACGCCGAACCCTTTTATCGCTACCTGCGCGACACGTTCGATCAGTTGTACGCCGAAGGCAGCCGCATGATGTCGATTGGCCTGCATGGGCGCATTGCGGGTAAGCCGGCGCGGGCCGCCGCCGTGGCGCGCTTCCTCGACCACGTGCTGAGCCACGACAAGGTGTGGGTGGCGCGCCGCATCGACATCGCCCGTCACTGGCTGAAGGTGCATCCCTATGCAGCTCAATGA
- the hpxZ gene encoding oxalurate catabolism protein HpxZ: MQLNDPVRLKEVTEAFYAYEAALMADDIPAMDRLFREAPETIRFGVGEVLYGIDAIRAFRKGRGGSPQRKLGRVEITVYGDAFATAHAEFFRDNFERRGRQSQAWVRFADGWKVVSAHVSIEGVTS; encoded by the coding sequence ATGCAGCTCAATGATCCTGTTCGCCTGAAAGAGGTGACCGAAGCCTTCTACGCCTATGAGGCGGCGCTGATGGCCGACGACATCCCGGCCATGGACCGCCTGTTCCGTGAGGCACCGGAAACCATCCGCTTCGGCGTGGGTGAGGTGTTGTACGGCATCGACGCCATCCGCGCCTTCCGCAAAGGCCGGGGCGGCTCGCCGCAGCGCAAACTGGGCCGGGTCGAAATCACCGTCTATGGCGACGCCTTCGCCACCGCCCACGCCGAGTTTTTCCGGGACAATTTCGAGCGTAGGGGGCGTCAGTCTCAGGCCTGGGTGCGTTTTGCCGATGGCTGGAAGGTGGTGTCGGCGCATGTGTCGATTGAGGGGGTGACGTCATGA
- the uraD gene encoding 2-oxo-4-hydroxy-4-carboxy-5-ureidoimidazoline decarboxylase has protein sequence MSDFNQLTRKVFIERFGLLFEHSPWIVAQAETMRPFKDLMALHAGLMKVVAHAGPEAQLALLRAHPKLADKAQVKAGLTKESASEQASVGLNALTEAEFARFYELNTAYEARFGFPFILCVRLAGGKADILAAMESRLGNDPQTEFSTALAEVDKIVWLRLKDVEGA, from the coding sequence ATGAGTGATTTCAACCAATTGACTCGTAAGGTTTTTATTGAACGCTTTGGCCTGTTGTTCGAACACAGCCCGTGGATCGTGGCACAGGCCGAGACGATGCGGCCGTTCAAGGACCTTATGGCCCTGCACGCCGGATTGATGAAGGTGGTGGCGCACGCCGGGCCGGAGGCGCAACTGGCCCTGCTGCGCGCCCACCCCAAACTGGCCGATAAGGCACAGGTGAAGGCCGGTCTGACGAAAGAATCCGCTTCGGAACAGGCATCGGTGGGGCTCAATGCCCTGACGGAGGCCGAATTTGCGCGGTTTTATGAGCTGAACACCGCCTATGAGGCGCGCTTTGGTTTCCCCTTTATCCTCTGTGTGCGGTTGGCCGGGGGTAAGGCGGATATCCTCGCGGCGATGGAGTCGCGGCTCGGCAACGACCCGCAGACAGAGTTTAGCACGGCCCTGGCTGAGGTGGATAAGATCGTCTGGCTGCGCCTCAAAGATGTGGAGGGCGCATGA
- a CDS encoding NAD(P)-binding domain-containing protein has protein sequence MSLEAHNARVRHDLEALGYPGSDWLSPATHPEGPVHDVIIIGGGQSGLSAAFALKRERIHNLLILDESAEGFEGPWETYARMMTLRTPKGITSIDMGVPSLTFRAFWEAQHGAEGWARLDKIPRGDWMAYLRWYRRVLDLPVRNGVRVSDIEPIGGLFRVHASDGSYLARKVILATGIQGGGGWHTPQMIRGLPRHLYAHTSEPIDVAALKGKRIGILGGGASAFDNAHHLLDAGAAEAHVFVRREALPRINPIRHMEAAGLIPRFAALSDGEKYAAMSHFFKFNQPPTNDTFNRAAAFAGFRLHTGSPWQAVREDGGQAVVTTPKGQHGFDFLVISTGLVTDPALRPELRRLEPGIARWADVYTAPEAIRNPLLDAHPYLGAGFTFTGRDPEWQAKLQGLFAFNYSALINFGLSASALSGLKYALPKLASAVADQLFLDQKTACLDAYFAYDEPEFVGEWSAS, from the coding sequence ATGAGCCTCGAAGCCCATAATGCCCGCGTCCGGCACGATCTTGAGGCGCTGGGCTATCCCGGCAGCGACTGGCTGAGCCCGGCGACTCATCCGGAAGGTCCGGTGCACGACGTCATCATCATCGGCGGGGGCCAGTCGGGCCTCAGCGCCGCCTTCGCGCTGAAGCGCGAGCGCATCCACAACCTGCTGATCCTCGATGAGAGCGCCGAAGGCTTTGAAGGGCCGTGGGAAACCTATGCCCGCATGATGACCCTGCGCACGCCCAAGGGCATCACCTCGATAGATATGGGCGTCCCCTCCCTGACCTTCCGCGCCTTCTGGGAGGCGCAGCACGGGGCCGAAGGCTGGGCGCGGCTTGACAAGATTCCGCGGGGCGACTGGATGGCCTATCTGCGCTGGTATCGCCGCGTGCTGGATTTGCCGGTCAGAAACGGCGTGCGGGTCAGCGATATCGAGCCCATAGGCGGCCTGTTCCGTGTGCACGCTTCCGACGGTTCCTATCTGGCGCGCAAGGTCATTCTGGCCACCGGGATTCAGGGCGGCGGTGGCTGGCATACGCCGCAAATGATCAGGGGCCTGCCGCGACACCTCTACGCCCACACCTCTGAGCCCATCGACGTGGCGGCGCTGAAAGGCAAGCGTATCGGCATTTTGGGGGGTGGGGCCTCGGCCTTTGACAATGCCCACCACCTGCTCGATGCCGGGGCCGCCGAAGCGCACGTCTTTGTGCGGCGTGAGGCCCTGCCGCGCATCAATCCCATCCGGCACATGGAGGCGGCGGGCCTGATCCCGCGCTTTGCCGCGCTCAGCGATGGCGAGAAATACGCCGCCATGTCGCACTTTTTCAAGTTCAATCAACCGCCGACCAATGACACCTTCAATCGGGCGGCGGCCTTTGCAGGCTTCCGTCTGCATACGGGTTCGCCCTGGCAAGCCGTGCGCGAAGACGGCGGGCAGGCGGTGGTGACGACGCCCAAAGGCCAGCACGGTTTCGACTTTCTGGTCATCTCGACCGGTCTGGTCACCGATCCGGCGTTGCGGCCTGAACTGCGGCGACTGGAGCCGGGCATTGCGCGCTGGGCCGATGTCTATACGGCCCCGGAGGCGATCCGCAACCCGCTGCTTGACGCCCATCCCTATCTGGGCGCAGGCTTCACCTTTACCGGGCGCGACCCTGAGTGGCAGGCGAAACTGCAGGGCCTGTTTGCCTTCAACTATTCGGCCCTGATCAATTTCGGCCTGTCAGCCTCGGCCCTGTCGGGGCTGAAATACGCCCTGCCGAAGCTGGCCAGTGCCGTGGCCGATCAGTTGTTCCTCGATCAGAAGACGGCCTGCCTTGACGCCTATTTTGCCTATGATGAGCCGGAATTTGTCGGCGAGTGGAGCGCCTCATGA
- the uraH gene encoding hydroxyisourate hydrolase, whose protein sequence is MSLSTHVLDTAHGTPAQGVGLHLLSGREVLFAGKTDADGRCPELRDLSLSAGLYRLEFDVADYFRARGVTLSEPPFLDRVGIDFGMDGVGHYHVPLLVSPYGYSTYRGS, encoded by the coding sequence ATGAGCCTTTCGACCCACGTCCTCGACACGGCCCACGGCACCCCGGCCCAGGGGGTCGGGCTGCACCTCCTCAGCGGGCGCGAAGTGCTGTTTGCCGGAAAAACCGACGCCGATGGTCGCTGCCCGGAGTTGCGCGACCTGAGCCTGAGCGCGGGGCTGTACCGGCTGGAATTCGATGTGGCCGACTATTTTCGCGCCCGGGGCGTGACGCTGTCCGAGCCGCCGTTTCTCGACCGCGTGGGCATCGACTTCGGCATGGACGGGGTGGGGCATTACCACGTGCCGCTGCTGGTCAGTCCCTATGGCTATTCGACCTACAGGGGGAGCTGA
- the xdhA gene encoding xanthine dehydrogenase small subunit, with amino-acid sequence MPDKLRFYLDGEIVTLSGIDPTQSVLDWLRYTARRTGSKEGCAEGDCGACTVLVGELENARLNWRAVNACILFLPMLDGKALMTVESLKGAHPVQSAMVDLHGSQCGFCTPGIVMSLVGRSMGACGTAGADPAEVLAGNLCRCTGYGPILKAAEQVASVPFDDAPIREALLKLPRDTSLILSYEDPLAGLTRRAYVPRNADDLAEILIENSDVRLIAGATDVGLWVSKQHRVLPEVAFIGHLMRDIEGTPQGVRLGAGVRYSEARTALADLSPDLGELIRRIGAVQVRNAGTVGGNIANGSPIGDMPPALIALGAELTLRRGETRRTLPLEAYFLDYGKQDRQPGEFVESVFVPAPKAGDVVRVVKLSKRFDSDISAVCVAVHLRFDGAVVQGARLAFGGMAGTPKRATHAEAVLTGHPLTPERLALAAEALHADFTPLSDVRGSSDYRLTVAGNILKKMWFDIQGQGGDVLGVAHG; translated from the coding sequence ATGCCCGATAAACTCCGCTTCTACCTCGATGGTGAGATCGTCACCCTGTCCGGCATCGACCCGACGCAAAGCGTGCTCGACTGGCTGCGCTACACGGCGCGGCGCACGGGCAGCAAGGAAGGCTGCGCCGAAGGCGACTGCGGGGCCTGTACGGTGCTGGTGGGCGAGCTGGAGAACGCGCGCCTAAACTGGCGCGCCGTCAATGCCTGTATCCTGTTTTTGCCCATGCTGGACGGCAAGGCGCTGATGACCGTTGAAAGCCTGAAAGGCGCGCATCCTGTACAATCGGCAATGGTTGATTTGCACGGCTCGCAGTGCGGTTTCTGCACGCCTGGCATTGTGATGTCGCTGGTCGGGCGGTCGATGGGGGCGTGCGGCACGGCGGGGGCCGACCCGGCGGAGGTGCTGGCCGGGAACCTGTGCCGCTGCACGGGCTATGGCCCGATCCTCAAGGCCGCCGAACAGGTGGCATCAGTGCCGTTTGACGACGCGCCCATCCGTGAGGCGCTGCTGAAACTCCCCCGCGACACCTCGTTGATCCTCAGCTACGAAGACCCGCTGGCCGGGCTGACGCGCCGGGCCTATGTGCCGCGCAACGCCGATGATCTGGCGGAAATCCTTATCGAAAACTCCGATGTGCGGCTGATCGCCGGGGCCACCGATGTCGGCCTGTGGGTCAGCAAGCAGCACCGCGTCCTGCCGGAGGTCGCCTTTATCGGCCACCTGATGCGCGACATCGAGGGGACGCCGCAGGGCGTGCGACTGGGCGCCGGTGTGCGCTATTCTGAAGCGCGTACGGCGCTAGCCGACCTGTCGCCCGATCTGGGGGAACTGATCCGTCGCATCGGCGCGGTTCAGGTGCGCAATGCCGGCACCGTCGGCGGCAATATCGCCAATGGCTCGCCCATCGGGGACATGCCGCCCGCCCTGATCGCGCTGGGGGCCGAACTGACCCTGCGCCGGGGCGAGACGCGCCGCACCCTGCCGCTGGAGGCCTATTTCCTCGACTATGGCAAGCAGGACCGCCAGCCCGGTGAGTTTGTCGAAAGCGTCTTTGTGCCCGCGCCGAAAGCCGGCGATGTGGTGCGTGTCGTCAAGCTGTCGAAGCGCTTTGATTCCGATATTTCGGCGGTCTGCGTTGCCGTGCATCTGCGCTTTGACGGGGCGGTGGTGCAGGGCGCGCGGCTGGCCTTTGGCGGCATGGCAGGCACGCCCAAACGTGCCACGCACGCCGAGGCCGTCCTGACCGGTCACCCGCTAACGCCGGAGCGTCTGGCACTGGCGGCCGAGGCGCTGCACGCGGATTTCACGCCGCTCAGCGATGTGCGCGGCTCCTCGGACTATAGATTAACTGTTGCCGGTAATATCCTGAAAAAAATGTGGTTTGATATTCAGGGTCAAGGCGGTGATGTGCTGGGGGTGGCGCATGGCTGA